In one window of Paraflavitalea soli DNA:
- a CDS encoding leucine-rich repeat domain-containing protein, with protein sequence MKTCIIQLSLALIFTGSVLAQNVKFLDPNFKKACIYAEVDLNGDGEIQVSEAQKVTKLYVDKRNIDNLTGIKSFTNLEEFGFYYNDIRNVDLSGLKKLRAVYGFSTKLESINLKGCTNVEGIFLSYNALHQIDLTGLTKLKELELSNNMLFKVDISNMPLLETCKLNENEINTFNFAGSNNIKELQLQKNNLTALDVRPLKELTLLWLWDNRSLTSLKVMQLRKLVDLNAWDCPLTNLNMSGLVSLRKFNW encoded by the coding sequence ATGAAAACATGCATCATACAACTTAGCCTGGCACTAATCTTCACGGGCAGCGTCCTGGCACAGAACGTGAAATTCCTCGACCCCAATTTCAAGAAAGCCTGTATCTACGCCGAAGTAGACCTCAACGGCGATGGAGAGATCCAGGTATCGGAAGCGCAGAAAGTGACGAAACTGTATGTAGACAAACGCAATATCGACAACCTCACGGGTATCAAAAGTTTCACCAACCTCGAAGAGTTTGGGTTTTATTACAATGATATACGCAATGTAGACCTGTCGGGCCTCAAAAAGCTCCGGGCGGTATATGGCTTCTCCACCAAACTGGAGAGCATCAACCTCAAAGGATGCACCAATGTGGAAGGCATCTTTCTCAGTTACAATGCGCTCCACCAGATCGACCTGACGGGATTGACAAAACTGAAGGAACTGGAATTGAGCAACAATATGCTCTTCAAGGTGGACATCAGCAATATGCCCCTGCTGGAAACCTGCAAGTTGAACGAAAATGAGATCAACACTTTTAATTTTGCAGGCTCCAACAATATTAAAGAGTTACAACTGCAAAAAAATAACCTCACCGCATTGGATGTAAGACCACTTAAAGAGCTCACCCTGCTGTGGCTATGGGATAATCGTTCGCTCACCTCCCTGAAGGTGATGCAACTGAGAAAACTGGTGGACCTCAATGCCTGGGATTGCCCGCTTACCAATCTTAACATGAGTGGCTTGGTAAGCCTGCGAAAATTCAACTGGTAG
- a CDS encoding RNA polymerase sigma-70 factor, with amino-acid sequence MTTMLPKEQTYGERELFALISRNDEQAFTEIYLRYADKLYLHVTKLLKEDSWAEEIVQDTFVKLWQVRDTLGEVANPSAYLYKIVANRTLDFLKHRAVEVKTQYQVSLSAESAARNDTQEQLDFRISEQLLKQAMKDLTAQKQLIFRLKHEDGHSYEEIARQLNLSKNTVRNHLAEALQTIRTYLLKKGAFLLLLLHCLKNL; translated from the coding sequence ATGACTACGATGCTGCCAAAGGAGCAAACATATGGCGAAAGGGAACTGTTTGCCCTGATCTCCCGCAACGATGAACAGGCATTTACAGAGATCTATCTTCGGTATGCCGACAAATTATACCTGCATGTCACCAAATTATTGAAGGAGGATAGCTGGGCCGAAGAGATCGTACAGGATACCTTTGTAAAGCTGTGGCAGGTCCGCGATACACTGGGCGAAGTAGCCAATCCATCGGCCTACCTGTACAAGATCGTGGCCAACCGTACGCTGGATTTCCTGAAACACCGTGCGGTAGAAGTTAAAACACAATACCAGGTGTCGCTGTCTGCAGAATCTGCTGCCAGGAACGACACGCAGGAACAACTGGATTTCCGCATCAGCGAACAATTGCTGAAACAGGCCATGAAAGACCTCACTGCACAAAAGCAACTCATCTTCAGGTTGAAACATGAAGACGGGCATAGTTACGAAGAAATTGCCCGGCAACTGAATCTGTCCAAAAATACCGTCCGCAATCACCTGGCCGAAGCCCTCCAAACGATCCGCACTTACCTGTTAAAAAAAGGTGCTTTCCTCCTCCTGCTCCTGCACTGCTTAAAGAATCTCTAA
- a CDS encoding FecR family protein gives MNTHQDHLHDLWRKFVDKQASTQEVDELFRLLEQAGNDELSQSFLEQYFAEPITGEGLENEYWLSKLAEIKQAAGKTPKSGTPIRHIPFRNRPWIRYAAAIIIVAGLGSYLYTTLTRPHAAITSTTTSKADTAYNDVLPGGQGAILTLADGKKIVLDSLGNGIVASQAGTQVALENGSLTYHASDTRTVSFNTMSTPKGRQFLLLLPDGTKVWLNAASSITYPTAFIGKERTVKMTGEAYFEVAKNPQQPFKVNIHDTAEIEVLGTHFNVNAYANETGIKTTLLEGKVKVVNRQSAIGHAAAQQSATLTPGQQARLSNNQLSVIDNPDIDQVIAWKEGIFNFEGAGLREVMNQLERWYDIDVVYEKNIPTTRFYGKISRKVTLSSVLQGLADAKVNFRIEGKQLIVTP, from the coding sequence ATGAATACGCACCAGGATCACCTACACGATTTATGGCGAAAATTTGTTGACAAACAAGCTTCTACACAGGAAGTGGATGAGTTGTTCCGACTCCTGGAACAGGCTGGCAACGACGAGTTGAGCCAATCTTTTTTAGAACAGTATTTTGCTGAACCCATTACCGGAGAAGGATTGGAGAATGAATATTGGCTGAGTAAATTAGCCGAAATAAAGCAGGCAGCAGGAAAGACACCAAAGTCAGGAACACCCATTCGCCACATTCCTTTCCGGAACCGCCCATGGATCCGCTATGCAGCAGCGATCATTATAGTAGCCGGATTAGGATCTTATCTATATACTACGCTTACAAGACCCCACGCTGCAATCACCAGCACCACTACTTCAAAGGCGGATACTGCTTACAATGATGTACTGCCGGGCGGGCAGGGAGCGATCCTTACGCTTGCCGACGGCAAAAAAATTGTATTGGATAGTTTGGGCAATGGCATCGTGGCCAGCCAGGCCGGCACGCAGGTAGCGCTGGAAAATGGCAGCCTTACCTACCATGCGTCCGATACCCGCACGGTGAGCTTTAATACGATGTCCACACCCAAAGGCCGGCAGTTCTTATTGTTATTACCCGACGGCACAAAAGTGTGGCTCAACGCTGCCTCCAGCATTACCTACCCTACCGCATTTATCGGGAAGGAGCGAACGGTAAAAATGACCGGCGAAGCTTATTTCGAAGTGGCGAAGAATCCTCAGCAGCCATTCAAAGTAAACATTCATGATACAGCGGAGATCGAAGTGCTGGGCACCCACTTTAATGTGAATGCCTATGCCAATGAAACGGGTATCAAAACAACGCTGCTGGAAGGAAAGGTGAAGGTCGTGAATCGGCAATCAGCAATCGGCCATGCGGCTGCACAACAATCGGCTACTCTTACGCCGGGTCAGCAGGCCCGGTTAAGTAATAATCAATTATCAGTCATCGATAATCCCGACATTGACCAGGTAATAGCCTGGAAGGAAGGCATCTTCAACTTTGAAGGGGCAGGCCTCCGGGAAGTGATGAACCAGCTGGAACGTTGGTACGATATCGATGTGGTATATGAAAAGAATATTCCCACCACCCGGTTCTATGGAAAAATAAGCAGAAAAGTCACCTTATCCAGTGTACTGCAAGGTTTGGCCGATGCCAAAGTAAATTTTCGTATCGAAGGAAAACAACTAATCGTAACACCCTAA